A portion of the Ricinus communis isolate WT05 ecotype wild-type chromosome 10, ASM1957865v1, whole genome shotgun sequence genome contains these proteins:
- the LOC8277679 gene encoding WEB family protein At2g38370, with translation MGTEITDSGFGLRAEIDTSAPFESVKEAVSRFGGIGYWKPSQNKPFQHEDDTEEMDISKLEEQAALLEKDLIVKERETLDVLKELESTKTVVEELKLKLQKQASEVNVTLESNADDRNVTPASKEEKENHNHENLGDHNSTVMGGLSACPSSSPGLILVELKQAKLNLSRTTNDLADIRGSVEFLNKKLEKERLSLERTRERLTLNSSKISSLEEELNQTKLKLQGAKDASNRGHCDNSLDITSELQRLSSETENFKKMGEAAQSEVLKAISEIEQTKSKIKTAEIRLVAARKMKQAAKAAEAVALAEIKAMSSHENSSGDSSKKAEGVTLTFEEYSSLTSKAQEAEELSKTKVIDAMLQVDEANVSKMEILKKVEEATEEIKTSKKALEEALNRVEAANKGKLAVEEALRKWRSEHGQKRRLVSNATKFKNSYSSHHRRDSRLLDVNGLNLANDGPTPVLKPTLSIGQILSRKLLLPEEFDTGMLPEKGHMKIKVSLGQMLSKPNGEVPSNHSSEKENGHKQFSGKRKKFGFARFSLLLTKQSKKKKKPTLNLR, from the exons atgggAACGGAGATTACCGATTCAGGCTTCGGTTTGAGAGCTGAGATTGATACATCGGCGCCTTTTGAGTCTGTTAAGGAGGCTGTTAGCCGATTCGGTGGAATTGGCTACTGGAAACCCTCTCAAAATAAGCCTTTCCAACATGAg GATGACACTGAAGAGATGgatatttcaaaattagagGAACAGGCAGCGCTACTGGAAAAAGATCTGATCGTGAAAGAAAGGGAAACACTGGATGTTCTAAAAGAATTGGAATCGACAAAAACTGTTGTTGAAGAACTTAAGTTGAAGCTACAGAAACAGGCATCTGAGGTTAATGTCACCCTGGAGTCAAATGCAGATGATAGAAATGTGACTCCTgcttcaaaagaagaaaaagagaaccATAATCATGAGAATCTTGGAGATCATAATTCCACTGTGATGGGAGGTTTGAGCGCTTGCCCTTCTTCTTCACCCGGTTTAATTCTAGTGGAATTGAAACAGGCCAAGTTGAACCTTTCTAGGACTACTAATGATCTCGCTGACATTCGAGGTTCTGTTGAATTTCTCAATAAGAAATTAGAGAAGGAAAGACTTTCACTTGAAAGAACCCGTGAGAGGTTAACACTGAACTCATCAAAGATTTCATCTCTTGAGGAAGAGCTGAACCAAACAAAGTTAAAACTTCAAGGGGCAAAAGATGCTAGTAATAGAGGCCATTGTGACAATTCATTGGATATTACAAGTGAGCTCCAGCGACTGAGTTCTGAGACAGAGAACTTCAAGAAAATGGGAGAAGCTGCGCAATCTGAAGTTTTGAAAGCAATATCTGAGATTGAACAAACAAAAAGTAAGATAAAAACAGCTGAAATCAGGTTGGTTGCTGCCAGAAAAATGAAGCAAGCAGCTAAAGCGGCAGAAGCTGTTGCTCTTGCAGAGATCAAGGCTATGTCAAGCCACGAGAACTCGTCAGGGGATTCCTCAAAGAAAGCTGAAGGAGTAACTCTTACATTTGAAGAGTATTCATCCCTAACCAGCAAAGCTCAAGAAGCTGAGGAACTATCCAAGACTAAGGTAATAGATGCTATGCTTCAAGTTGATGAAGCAAATGTTTCTAAGATGGAAATCCTAAAGAAGGTAGAGGAAGCTACAGAAGAAATTAAGACCAGTAAGAAGGCCTTAGAAGAGGCCCTAAACAGAGTAGAGGCTGCAAATAAGGGGAAGCTGGCAGTTGAAGAAGCTCTTCGCAAGTGGAGATCGGAGCACGGGCAGAAAAGACGTTTAGTAAGCAATGCTACCAAATTTAAGAACTCCTACTCATCTCACCATCGGAGGGATTCTCGTTTGCTTGATGTGAATGGGCTGAATCTAGCAAATGATGGACCAACGCCTGTTTTGAAGCCAACCCTATCAATAGGCCAAATACTGAGCAGGAAGCTACTCTTGCCTGAAGAGTTCGACACAGGAATGCTGCCAGAAAAAGGCCACATGAAGATAAAGGTATCACTGGGTCAAATGCTTAGTAAACCAAATGGCGAAGTACCATCTAATCATAGCTCTGAGAAGGAAAATGGTCACAAGCAGTTTTCCGGAAAGAGGAAGAAGTTTGGATTTGCTCGGTTCTCACTACTCTTGACAAAGCagagcaagaaaaagaagaagccaACTCTAAATTTGAGGTAA